The following are from one region of the Salvia splendens isolate huo1 chromosome 2, SspV2, whole genome shotgun sequence genome:
- the LOC121778367 gene encoding thaumatin-like protein 1, translated as MSSILLLVDDYLVDLQKRNCGIRQFEEEEEEDRGRNDNEEKPRELNEVKEKRGELKAKEVRNFEGERGAVDSAVFTVRNNCPFTIWPAALTGTGSPVETGFELSPQASKALTIPAPWSGRIWARFQCSNSGRFTCQSGDCNSGKIECNGAGGTPPATLVEFTLAGDQGKDFYDVSLVDGSNLPVKVTPAAGNCPATSCPVDINNNGCPKELVVRGQNGAAVGCKSACLAFNQPQYCCTGAYSTPATCTPTSFSQIFKSRCPKAYSYAYDDRTSTFTCPTGNNYLVIFCP; from the exons ATGTCGTCGATTTTACTCCTGGTCGACGATTATCTCGTCGATTTGCAGAAGAGAAACTGTGGAATCCGTcaatttgaagaagaagaagaagaagatagaggGAGAAATGACAATGAAGAGAAACCGCGTGAATTGAATGAAGTAAAAGAGAAACGCGGTGAATTGAAGGCGAAAGAGGTGCGAAATTTTGAAGGAGAAAGAG GGGCTGTTGATTCGGCCGTATTCACCGTGAGAAACAATTGCCCATTCACAATATGGCCGGCAGCTTTAACAGGAACCGGTTCACCAGTCGAAACCGGGTTCGAGCTATCACCACAGGCTTCAAAAGCTCTGACCATTCCGGCTCCATGGTCTGGTCGAATCTGGGCCCGATTCCAATGCTCCAACTCAGGACGGTTTACATGCCAAAGCGGTGATTGCAACTCAGGCAAAATCGAATGCAACGGCGCCGGTGGCACGCCTCCCGCTACCCTAGTGGAATTCACACTAGCAGGAGACCAAGGCAAAGACTTCTACGACGTGAGCCTTGTCGACGGATCCAATCTACCCGTTAAGGTGACCCCAGCCGCTGGAAACTGCCCGGCCACGAGCTGCCCGGTCGACATCAATAACAATGGCTGCCCCAAGGAGCTGGTCGTGAGGGGGCAGAACGGCGCGGCGGTTGGGTGTAAGAGCGCATGTCTGGCATTCAACCAGCCGCAGTATTGCTGCACTGGCGCGTATAGCACTCCGGCTACGTGCACGCCTACGAGCTTCTCTCAGATATTCAAGTCGCGATGCCCGAAGGCTTATAGCTATGCTTATGATGATAGAACCAGCACATTTACATGCCCAACTGGGAACAACTATCTTGTTATATTCTGCCCATGA
- the LOC121778375 gene encoding protein FAR1-RELATED SEQUENCE 5-like: MENIDRLGSTSTNSAVEDGLGSTSRGSTSINDGSIMNDLRNPGGSLFYTDSDSDSEAESNNTAVEVSYLPDCPSQLKPYIGQIFLRLDDATEFYNKYARHVGFDTRKHGSKKKVDHVTWLYVVCSREGRRKMKMQGHESKRRRSSRKCFCKAKIAFKFCKGIGYVVNQFYEIHNHDMVELRHKRFMRLNRNIDLLHQKFILDCASANIGPTLTFKLLNEVLGGLDYVGCTVVEVRNYRRDLRAYTSWADAQMVLNEMSWKKENCPAFTYDFEVNSQDMLTRLFWCDPIAKKNFHLYGDIVSFDTTYSTNRYCMIFAPFTGKDNHGRPVAFGAGLLSKENADSFAWLFERFVKCMGSAPKLIITDQDLGMKVAVERVLVDTRHRWCMWHIMFKVVEKLPKNLLGNEDLKKELNNCVWSELIEPEEFDEEWNKVMEKYGLKDNEWFSSMFASRKFWVPAFFRDFPMSSLIKTTSISESQNIFFKRYSKSRSNLVEFLMNYNNALDGQRSNNNRLEYLDFNTIPTLKTNSALEKHASTIYSDSGFKLIQSEIEEAVDNVTMVTVSNIGENEIYVVNDKFSKNWTVSYSTSFDSYACSCKMFGRIGLVCSHIFWVLRNKKIKLIPNELHGGRWLKSKFVKAVHCGFDDDIETFIVADETKQEYRDMHGDFYDIARLIEGDSDKIRAFRQIMAEGRKEVLGEGNVLSISEKRLMIENFYGSHVPSQIDVHPPDVIKTKGCGRRLSRLEKEMREMSKPGRKCGKCGEVGRHDSRNCDKIHEENNKKKRRNQC, translated from the exons TGTCATACTTACCTGATTGTCCATCCCAGCTGAAGCCTTACATTGGTCAGATTTTTCTTAGACTTGATGATGCTACTGAGTTTTATAATAAGTATGCACGACATGTTGGGTTTGACACTCGTAAACATGGATCTAAAAAGAAGGTGGATCATGTCACATGGTTGTATGTTGTGTGCAGTAGAGAAGGTCGGAGGAAAATGAAAATGCAAGGGCATGAGTCAAAACGTAGACGTTCTTCTAGGAAGTGTTTTTGCAAGGCTAAAATTGCTTTTAAGTTTTGTAAAGGAATAGGTTATGTTGtcaatcaattttatgaaatacaTAATCATGATATGGTGGAGTTACGCCATAAGCGATTCATGAGGCTGAATCGCAACATTGACCTATTGCATCAGAAATTTATACTAGATTGTGCAAGTGCAAACATAGGCCCTACACTGACTTTTAAGTTGCTGAATGAGGTTCTTGGTGGGCTGGATTATGTTGGTTGCACAGTTGTAGAAGTTAGAAACTATAGGCGCGACTTGAGAGCATATACTAGTTGGGCAGATGCACAAATGGTACTTAATGAGATGAGCTGGAAGAAAGAGAATTGTCCAGCATTCACCTATGATTTTGAGGTGAACTCTCAGGATATGCTCACTCGTCTTTTTTGGTGTGACCCCATTGCTAAGAAGAATTTCCATCTCTACGGTGATATAGTATCGTTTGACACAACATATTCAACTAATAG GTACTGCATGATATTTGCACCGTTCACAGGAAAAGACAACCATGGGAGACCTGTAGCATTTGGTGCAGGCTTATTATCTAAAGAAAATGCTGATTCATTCGCATGGTTGTTTGAACGTTTTGTCAAATGTATGGGTTCTGCACCAAAATTGATCATTACTGATCAGGATTTGGGAATGAAGGTTGCTGTGGAAAGAGTCCTTGTTGATACAAGACATCGATGGTGCATGTGGCACATCATGTTTAAGGTTGTGGAAAAGTTACCAAAGAATCTACTTGGCAATGAAGATTTGAAAAAAGAGTTAAACAATTGTGTGTGGTCTGAGCTGATAGAGCCTGAAGAATTTGATGAAGAATGGAATAAAGTAATGGAAAAATATGGGCTTAAGGACAATGAGTGGTTTTCCTCGATGTTTGCCTCTCGAAAATTTTGG GTGCCTGCATTCTTTAGGGATTTTCCAATGAGTTCACTAATAAAGACCACATCAATATCTGAATCTCAGAACATATTCTTCAAGAGGTACTCCAAGTCTCGTTCTAATCTTGTTGAATTTCTTATGAATTACAACAATGCATTGGATGGCCAAAGGAGCAACAACAATAGGCTAGAATACTTGGATTTTAATACAATTCCAACTTTGAAAACAAATTCAGCCCTCGAGAAGCATGCTTCAACAATATATAGTGATAGTGGTTTCAAACTAATTCAAAGTGAGATAGAGGAAGCAGTTGACAATGTCACTATGGTGACAGTGTCAAACATTGGTGAGAATGAGATTTATGTAGTCAACGACAAGTTCTCGAAGAACTGGACTGTGTCATACTCcacatcttttgattcatatgcATGTAGTTGTAAGATGTTTGGGAGGATTGGGCTTGTATGCAGTCACATTTTTTGggtcttgagaaacaaaaaaataaaattaatcccTAATGAGTTACATGGAGGACGATGGTTGAAGTCTAAATTTGTCAAGGCCGTTCATTGTGGGTTTGATGATGATATTGAAACATTTATTGTTGCGGATGAGACGAAGCAGGAGTATAGGGATATGCATGGAGATTTTTATGATATTGCACGACTTATTGAAGGAGATAGTGATAAAATTCGAGCATTTAGACAAATTATGGCTGAAGGGAGAAAAGAAGTACTTGGTGAGGGAAATGTGTTGTCAATTAGTGAAAAGAGATTAATGATTGAGAATTTTTATGGATCACATGTCCCTAGTCAAATAGATGTTCATCCGCCAGATGTCATCAAAACCAAAGGTTGTGGTCGACGTCTTTCTCGGCTTGAGAAGGAAATGAGAGAGATGTCCAAGCCTGGTCGGAAATGTGGAAAATGCGGCGAGGTTGGTCGgcatgattcaagaaattgtgATAAGATACATGAGGAGAATAACAAGAAAAAGAGGAGAAACCAATGTTAA